In Neoarius graeffei isolate fNeoGra1 chromosome 9, fNeoGra1.pri, whole genome shotgun sequence, one genomic interval encodes:
- the jam2b gene encoding junctional adhesion molecule 2b, translating into MTPTRLLVFFVLPLMLIHGTISVTVTTSNPKMEVHENTNAVLSCKFQTEKETNPRIEWKKKGQDISYVYFGGEFTGLFKGRASIDGATVTLLGVTQKDSGVYHCEVTASQDKISLGEVTVSLNVLVPLHAPSCHMPAIAMSGSVVELHCEYRHTVPPVTYSWYKDNRPLSIAHVPDINYIIDNKTGILKFTSLSISDAGRYRCEASDGIEPPKSCVGQHMNVAEFELNLTLVIAVGVGAALLLLSCSLTVFLCCQRGYCYKERKRGKCKRNMANYSPPADPKHYKHTESFVI; encoded by the exons ATGACCCCAACCCGACTGTTAGTATTCTTCGTTCTGCCCTTGATGCTGA TTCATGGCACCATTTCCGTAACTGTAACAACCAGCAACCCAAAAATGGAGGTCCATGAGAACACAA ATGCTGTTCTCTCCTGTAAGTtccagacagaaaaagagaccaATCCACGGATAGAATGGAAAAAGAAAGGCCAAGATATCTCCTATGTTTATTTTGGTGGTGAATTTACAG GCTTGTTTAAAGGCAGAGCTTCAATCGATGGAGCGACAGTGACCCTGCTTGGTGTTACTCAGAAAGACTCAGGGGTCTATCACTGTGAAGTCACTGCAAGCCAAGACAAGATCAGTCTTGGGGAGGTCACGGTCTCCCTCAATGTGCTTG TACCTCTCCATGCTCCTTCATGCCACATGCCTGCAATTGCGATGAGTGGCTCTGTAGTGGAACTGCACTGCGAGTACAGGCACACTGTCCCACCTGTCACTTACAGCTGGTATAAAGACAACAGGCCTCTGAGTATAGCCCATGTCCCAGACATTAACTACATCATAGACAACAAAACAGGCATTCTG AAGTTTACAAGCTTATCAATATCTGATGCAGGACGATACCGCTGTGAAGCCTCTGACGGTATTGAGCCACCAAAGAGCTGCGTGGGTCAGCATATGAATGTCGCTGAGT TTGAGCTGAATCTGACTTTAGTAATAGCAGTTGGAGTGGGTGCTGCACTCTTATTGCTCTCCTGCTCTCTGACTGTTTTTCTGTGCTGCCAGCGAGGCTACTGTTACA AGGAAAGGAAAAGAGGAAAATGTAAAAG AAACATGGCAAACTACAGCCCCCCAGCAGAT CCTAAACATTACAAGCACACAGAATCTTTTGTGATTTAA